The following coding sequences are from one Deinococcota bacterium window:
- a CDS encoding ABC transporter permease, translating to MELESWLISATARSLAFATPLLFAALGEIIAERAGVVNLGVEGMMIVGALAGFVAAQASGNPLVGVFVAALAAGLAALLHAFLAVTVRADQYVSGLALTIFGLGLTGVLGRPWQGQPLTNPFRTVTVPLLADLPFVGPAFFQGQHLLTYLAILTALALWFLLFYSRLGISVRSVGESPAAADALGVDVYLIRYGCVVFGGMMAGVGGSYLSLAYRPSWSEGMTAGMGWIALAIAIFAAWNPLRALWGAFLFGACFHLAFRLQGVLPAEFLRLLPYVATIVTLTLASLTRSGRRQGAPEALGSPYLRGER from the coding sequence GTGGAGCTCGAGAGCTGGCTGATTAGCGCGACCGCGCGCTCGCTCGCCTTTGCCACGCCGCTCCTCTTCGCGGCGCTCGGGGAGATCATCGCCGAGCGCGCGGGCGTGGTCAACCTGGGCGTCGAGGGCATGATGATCGTGGGCGCCCTGGCCGGCTTCGTCGCCGCGCAAGCGAGCGGCAATCCGCTCGTCGGTGTGTTCGTGGCGGCCCTGGCGGCTGGGCTGGCCGCGCTTCTTCACGCCTTCTTGGCGGTCACCGTGCGCGCCGACCAGTACGTCTCGGGCCTGGCGCTCACCATCTTCGGCCTGGGACTCACCGGGGTCCTCGGCCGGCCCTGGCAGGGGCAGCCGCTTACGAACCCGTTTCGCACCGTGACCGTGCCGCTGCTGGCCGACCTGCCCTTCGTCGGCCCGGCCTTTTTTCAGGGTCAGCACCTGCTCACCTACCTGGCCATCCTCACCGCCCTCGCGCTCTGGTTCCTGCTCTTCTACAGCCGTCTGGGCATCAGCGTCCGCTCGGTGGGCGAGTCGCCGGCGGCGGCGGACGCGCTCGGCGTCGACGTCTACCTTATCCGCTACGGCTGTGTCGTCTTCGGTGGGATGATGGCCGGGGTGGGCGGAAGCTACCTCTCGCTCGCCTACCGCCCCTCGTGGTCGGAGGGGATGACGGCGGGCATGGGCTGGATCGCCCTGGCCATCGCCATCTTCGCCGCCTGGAACCCGCTCAGGGCGCTCTGGGGGGCCTTTCTTTTCGGGGCCTGCTTTCATCTCGCCTTTCGCCTGCAGGGAGTCCTCCCCGCCGAGTTCCTGCGGCTCCTTCCCTACGTGGCGACTATCGTCACCTTGACGCTCGCCTCCTTGACGCGCAGTGGGCGGCGCCAGGGCGCGCCGGAGGCACTCGGCAGCCCCTACCTGCGGGGCGAGCGCTAG
- a CDS encoding ABC transporter permease: MRYRLEPRGHASSPLVIAVSLGAIVAALVVTGFIFMGFGHNPLAAYGLLIEATLSDRRGVSEVLRKTVPLLLCGVGLVLAFRMRFWNIGAEGQILAGAVGAAAVALFSPVSGPLTLPAMFVAGFLAGAAWGFLPALLKAGLGVNEIITTLMMNYIAFYLVQYLILGPWRGQAVRGFAYTDRFPPDAVLPLLAGTRLAWPMLFVAVVLVLLISLLLARTRLGFEIRVIGQSRAAASYAGMGFTRVTLLVIMISAGAAGLAGVGEVAGVHYRLLDPGQISLGYGYTAIIVALLARGNPLATLLTATFLGLVFAMGDVMRVVLGLPFQMTGVISGLVLFFMIAAEPLIRYRLRRVGVAKGGAGWSSRAG; this comes from the coding sequence GTGAGGTACAGGCTCGAGCCCCGGGGTCACGCCTCGTCGCCCCTCGTCATCGCCGTCTCGCTGGGCGCCATCGTGGCGGCGCTCGTGGTCACCGGCTTCATCTTTATGGGCTTTGGCCACAACCCCTTGGCGGCCTATGGGCTGCTCATCGAGGCGACGCTGTCGGACCGCCGCGGCGTCTCCGAGGTGCTCCGCAAGACCGTGCCGCTGCTGCTCTGCGGGGTCGGTCTGGTCCTGGCCTTTCGGATGCGCTTCTGGAACATCGGCGCCGAGGGGCAGATCCTGGCCGGGGCCGTCGGCGCGGCGGCGGTGGCGCTCTTTTCGCCCGTCTCCGGCCCGCTGACCCTGCCGGCGATGTTCGTCGCCGGTTTCCTGGCGGGCGCCGCCTGGGGCTTTTTGCCCGCGCTCTTAAAGGCCGGCTTGGGCGTGAACGAAATAATCACCACCCTGATGATGAACTACATCGCCTTCTACCTCGTGCAGTACCTCATCCTGGGGCCGTGGCGGGGCCAGGCGGTGCGGGGCTTCGCCTACACCGACCGCTTTCCGCCCGACGCGGTCCTGCCCCTGCTGGCGGGCACGCGCCTGGCCTGGCCGATGCTCTTCGTCGCGGTTGTCCTGGTGCTCTTGATCAGCCTCTTGCTCGCCCGGACGCGGCTCGGCTTCGAGATCCGGGTGATCGGCCAGAGCCGGGCGGCGGCCAGCTACGCGGGCATGGGCTTTACCAGGGTGACGCTGCTGGTGATCATGATCTCGGCGGGGGCGGCGGGGCTGGCCGGCGTGGGCGAGGTCGCGGGCGTCCACTACCGCCTCTTGGACCCCGGCCAGATCTCGCTCGGCTACGGCTACACCGCCATCATCGTGGCGCTGTTGGCGCGGGGCAACCCGCTGGCGACCCTGCTCACCGCCACCTTCTTGGGCCTCGTCTTCGCGATGGGCGACGTGATGCGCGTGGTCCTGGGGCTGCCCTTCCAGATGACCGGGGTGATCAGCGGCCTGGTGCTCTTTTTCATGATCGCCGCCGAGCCGCTGATCCGCTACCGGCTGCGCCGGGTCGGCGTGGCGAAAGGAGGTGCCGGGTGGAGCTCGAGAGCTGGCTGA